A window of the Rhodohalobacter mucosus genome harbors these coding sequences:
- a CDS encoding APC family permease: MEELRRAIRTPGAILMGLGSIIGTGIFVSIAIATQVAGNGIILSVVLAAVLATLNGLSSAQLAAAHPVSGGTYEYGYRFINSWFGFTAGWMFMVAKSASAATAVLGCIGYLYYATGINSSEWMIASGGLLLLFLMALLVSGGIQRSNSANKWIVSITLAGLAALVVAAFFVNGLPVSPITNTFSVSGWDSVLFGSALMFVAYTGYGRIATLGEEVAEPAKTIPRAIIMAMILIVIIYLAVTLTALQALGADGFGETVEGEAAPLMIVAQSLSLPVIGPVLTITAITAMLGVLLNLFLGLSRVLLGMARRGDVPGFISRINPVTQSPVVAVWVTCIIIGLLVLSGDVVFTWSFSAFTVLIYYSITNLTALFLPEELRLYPRIIPVLGLFGCLFLAFWIDPTILLLGAGVIGVGLVWHWVIK, encoded by the coding sequence ATGGAGGAACTAAGACGGGCAATTCGCACACCCGGCGCTATACTGATGGGCCTGGGATCCATTATCGGAACCGGTATTTTTGTGAGCATAGCCATTGCAACCCAGGTAGCCGGCAACGGGATCATTCTATCGGTTGTTCTTGCAGCCGTGCTTGCAACGCTCAATGGCCTGAGCAGTGCCCAGCTTGCCGCAGCACATCCTGTTAGCGGCGGCACTTACGAATACGGTTACAGGTTTATCAATTCATGGTTTGGATTCACCGCCGGCTGGATGTTCATGGTGGCCAAATCCGCATCAGCCGCCACAGCTGTTCTGGGCTGTATCGGGTATCTGTATTATGCTACCGGTATCAACTCTTCGGAATGGATGATTGCATCGGGCGGCCTGTTGCTGCTATTCCTAATGGCCCTTTTGGTTTCCGGGGGAATTCAACGGAGTAATTCAGCAAATAAATGGATTGTTTCCATAACGCTGGCAGGTTTGGCTGCCCTTGTTGTTGCCGCATTCTTTGTAAACGGACTACCCGTCAGTCCCATTACAAATACTTTCAGCGTTTCCGGCTGGGATTCAGTTCTCTTTGGGTCGGCTCTGATGTTTGTGGCATACACCGGCTACGGACGAATTGCCACCCTGGGAGAAGAAGTTGCCGAGCCCGCTAAAACCATCCCGAGAGCGATTATTATGGCCATGATACTCATTGTGATCATCTATCTGGCTGTAACACTAACGGCTCTTCAGGCTTTGGGAGCAGATGGTTTTGGTGAGACTGTTGAAGGTGAAGCGGCTCCGCTGATGATTGTTGCACAATCCCTCTCTCTCCCGGTGATAGGTCCGGTACTGACGATTACCGCAATAACAGCCATGCTCGGCGTACTGCTGAATCTATTTCTGGGTCTGTCGAGAGTACTTTTGGGTATGGCCCGCAGAGGGGATGTACCGGGGTTTATCTCCCGAATTAATCCCGTAACGCAGAGCCCGGTTGTGGCGGTGTGGGTCACCTGCATAATTATCGGGTTGCTGGTACTCAGCGGTGATGTGGTATTCACATGGTCGTTCAGTGCGTTTACGGTACTCATCTACTATTCCATAACCAATTTGACCGCCCTCTTTCTTCCCGAAGAGTTACGGCTCTATCCGCGCATCATTCCCGTACTGGGACTGTTCGGCTGCCTGTTTCTTGCATTCTGGATTGACCCGACGATTTTGCTTCTTGGAGCCGGGGTGATCGGGGTTGGACTTGTGTGGCATTGGGTGATAAAGTGA
- a CDS encoding AI-2E family transporter — MSEKVVAVQPWYIKYTFALAGIILTIYAMIMAKSLLLPFLFALFFSILLSPVCSKIEEKKIPRIVSSLAGILIAILFIGALGYFFSIQFASFAEDSSMFAERLEELLEQVEAFLLSWFAIEQELNLDRVFGVAIEYIQNNAANLTQQLTGAASILTAIFLIPVYMFLILLFRDLLKNFVIKAIARGDSGAEEKVRLIISKIKRLVQSYINGLVMVILILAVLYSVMLLVIGIEHAIFFGVFAAMLNVIPFVGPLMGSVLPILYSIITMDSLIYPLIILAGFYVVQLTEGNLLTPVIVGSQVSMNALATLILIFAGAQIWGLAGMILFIPLGAIMKIIFDEVESLKPFGYLMGRDTDDKSEERSRIAQRFSKLTEKAKKKSKATDGENHEDEENIPPSGN; from the coding sequence ATGAGTGAAAAAGTTGTGGCTGTGCAGCCCTGGTATATAAAATATACGTTTGCCCTTGCCGGTATCATACTGACGATTTACGCAATGATTATGGCAAAGTCACTCTTGCTGCCGTTTCTCTTTGCACTATTCTTTTCCATACTCCTGTCGCCGGTATGCAGCAAGATCGAGGAGAAAAAAATTCCCAGAATTGTCTCATCTCTTGCAGGAATTTTAATTGCCATTCTTTTTATCGGTGCACTGGGATACTTTTTTTCAATCCAGTTTGCTTCATTTGCGGAGGATAGCTCCATGTTTGCCGAAAGGCTGGAAGAACTCCTGGAGCAGGTAGAAGCCTTTCTGCTTTCCTGGTTTGCCATTGAGCAGGAGCTGAACCTGGACCGCGTATTCGGAGTAGCCATCGAATACATACAGAATAACGCTGCCAACCTGACCCAGCAATTAACCGGCGCCGCATCTATTCTTACCGCTATTTTTCTCATACCGGTTTATATGTTCCTGATCTTACTGTTTCGGGATCTGCTGAAGAATTTTGTTATCAAAGCCATTGCCAGGGGAGACTCGGGAGCCGAGGAAAAAGTGAGGCTCATCATCTCTAAAATTAAGAGACTGGTGCAAAGTTACATCAACGGACTGGTGATGGTCATTCTAATCCTCGCCGTACTTTACTCTGTAATGCTTCTTGTAATAGGAATCGAACACGCCATTTTCTTTGGTGTTTTTGCTGCCATGCTGAATGTAATACCATTCGTAGGCCCTCTTATGGGTTCTGTATTGCCAATTCTCTATTCCATCATTACAATGGACTCGTTGATCTACCCGCTGATTATTCTGGCCGGCTTTTATGTCGTTCAGCTCACGGAAGGGAATCTGCTTACACCGGTGATCGTGGGCAGCCAGGTTAGCATGAACGCACTGGCTACGTTGATACTCATTTTTGCAGGTGCCCAAATTTGGGGTCTGGCCGGTATGATCCTCTTCATACCGCTGGGTGCGATTATGAAAATTATTTTTGATGAGGTTGAGTCACTTAAACCCTTCGGATATTTGATGGGCAGGGATACGGATGATAAAAGTGAGGAGAGGAGCCGGATTGCTCAAAGATTCAGCAAACTTACTGAGAAAGCCAAGAAGAAGAGTAAAGCAACCGATGGTGAAAATCATGAAGATGAGGAAAACATCCCGCCATCCGGCAACTGA